From a single Nostoc sp. MS1 genomic region:
- a CDS encoding alpha/beta hydrolase, giving the protein MSTLDYLPSEQIYTLSSLKGLEDKPTTVPAYYLRSTATINVEDLYVGQTEDLNKLELKKIAQYLINIEQPELVLHIHGYANSERDAINRYQRTDNYINSTEANFKPNNYVFIGYRWPAENPMQDAPASANSKPISFVDKIVYSLQSLPNLPLAILITTLFFGLVGIILSLWTNAAANFLLTSLLIISFASVVGIGLTNIALATKFLPIIPNGLIMVVVGLAVGAIATLPPIAKNPNLLFVPITVISIFIVGIILALIALRLSAYPRDRFRASNYGVLDLVRFFQDLQKEILEECKTQNLQSVKWKLIEERESQSDKIRIKISFIAHSLGCEVATQTIRILSDVFDPDAIVDKPSPEIGDVFSLGRLVLVAPDIPLESILTSRANFLRPSLKRCEEAYVFCNEADLALRLASTAANYFSFPSRTRFRGYKLGNITVNRQAFKENLQLSNYGILNSENDNFTDPINPLECLEIRASSIERQMLNGQSFQAQDNGINIGDFFTYFDCTDYQEIPNQGLLSFAKGQPALNLLDYIQILLAYFFSFPKYINVHGGYFDGKFCENLINELAFLGYKGLLLRYLDSTSPHRDSTQFDRLSPDEKNNLFLKFSQDCQNKYIQVILASQDVPNAVSRRVHNS; this is encoded by the coding sequence ATGTCAACACTAGATTACTTGCCTTCGGAGCAAATATATACACTCTCATCTTTAAAAGGTCTAGAAGATAAACCAACTACAGTACCTGCTTATTATCTCAGAAGTACAGCAACAATTAATGTTGAAGATTTATATGTAGGTCAAACAGAGGATCTCAATAAACTTGAATTAAAAAAAATTGCCCAATACCTCATTAATATTGAACAACCAGAATTAGTACTACACATACATGGTTATGCTAATTCAGAACGAGATGCGATTAATCGCTATCAGCGAACTGATAATTATATAAATTCCACAGAAGCTAACTTTAAGCCTAACAATTATGTATTTATTGGCTATCGCTGGCCGGCGGAAAACCCTATGCAAGATGCCCCAGCATCTGCAAATAGTAAGCCAATATCGTTTGTAGATAAAATTGTCTATTCCCTACAATCTTTACCAAATTTACCTTTAGCAATTTTAATTACTACACTATTTTTTGGTTTAGTTGGTATCATACTATCTCTATGGACAAATGCAGCAGCGAATTTTCTTTTAACTTCTCTGCTAATTATTAGCTTTGCATCTGTAGTAGGAATTGGGCTAACGAACATAGCACTAGCAACCAAATTTTTACCTATTATTCCTAATGGATTAATTATGGTAGTAGTGGGTTTGGCAGTTGGCGCGATCGCTACTTTACCTCCTATTGCCAAAAATCCTAATTTATTGTTTGTACCTATTACAGTTATTTCTATATTTATAGTTGGGATTATATTAGCATTAATTGCCTTACGCCTATCAGCTTATCCGCGCGATCGCTTTCGTGCGAGTAATTATGGTGTACTAGATTTAGTCAGGTTCTTCCAAGATTTACAAAAAGAAATTTTGGAAGAATGCAAAACACAAAATTTGCAGTCTGTAAAATGGAAGCTGATTGAAGAACGAGAAAGCCAAAGCGATAAAATTAGAATCAAAATCTCTTTTATTGCTCATAGTTTAGGTTGTGAGGTAGCAACTCAAACAATTCGTATCCTCTCAGATGTATTTGATCCTGATGCCATAGTAGATAAACCCTCACCTGAAATTGGCGATGTCTTTAGTTTAGGAAGATTAGTACTTGTTGCACCAGATATTCCCCTAGAATCGATTTTAACTTCTAGGGCTAATTTTCTTAGACCTTCACTAAAACGTTGTGAGGAAGCCTATGTATTTTGCAATGAGGCTGATTTAGCATTACGCTTGGCTTCAACAGCTGCTAATTATTTTAGTTTCCCATCAAGAACTCGATTTAGGGGTTACAAGCTAGGTAACATAACAGTTAACCGTCAAGCATTTAAAGAAAATCTCCAATTGAGTAACTATGGTATTCTCAACAGTGAAAATGACAATTTTACCGATCCTATTAACCCTCTTGAATGCCTAGAAATTCGAGCATCATCAATTGAACGTCAGATGTTAAATGGACAGAGTTTTCAAGCTCAAGATAACGGTATTAATATAGGAGATTTTTTTACATATTTCGATTGTACCGATTATCAAGAAATACCCAATCAAGGACTACTGAGTTTTGCTAAAGGACAACCAGCCCTAAATTTATTGGACTATATTCAAATACTACTTGCCTATTTTTTCAGTTTCCCCAAATATATCAACGTTCACGGGGGATACTTTGACGGCAAATTCTGTGAAAATCTCATTAATGAACTTGCTTTTTTGGGTTACAAAGGACTACTTCTAAGATATTTAGACTCTACATCCCCACATAGAGACTCAACTCAATTTGATAGACTTTCACCTGATGAGAAAAACAACCTCTTTCTAAAATTTTCTCAAGATTGCCAGAATAAATACATTCAAGTTATTCTGGCTTCTCAGGATGTGCCTAATGCAGTTTCCAGAAGGGTTCATAATTCATAG
- the ffh gene encoding signal recognition particle protein, giving the protein MFDALADRLESAWKKLRGQDKISDSNIQDALREVRRALLEADVNLQVVKDFISEVEAKAQGAEVVKGVRPDQQFIKIVYDELVQVMGEENVPLAETEEKPTIVLMAGLQGTGKTTATAKLALHLRKLERSCLLVATDVYRPAAIDQLITLGKQIDVPVFELGSDADPVEIARQGVERAKAEGVNTVIIDTAGRLQIDEDMMAELAQIKATVQPHETLLVVDSMTGQEAANLTRTFHEQIGITGAILTKMDGDSRGGAALSVRQISGAPIKFVGVGEKVEALQPFYPDRMASRILGMGDVLTLVEKAQEEFDLADAEKMQEKILSAKFDFTDFVKQLRLLKNMGSLGGILKMIPGMGKLSDDQLKQGETQLKRCESMINSMTLQERRDPDLLASSPSRRKRIATGSGYKESDVNKLVADFQKMRSLMQQMGQGNFPGMPGMFGGGGMGNAFAGAGRSAAPGWRGYNGGGGAGAKKKKPKDKKKKGFGNL; this is encoded by the coding sequence ATGTTTGACGCATTAGCCGACCGTTTAGAATCCGCCTGGAAAAAACTGCGCGGACAAGATAAAATTTCCGACTCTAATATTCAAGATGCTTTGCGGGAAGTGCGCCGCGCCCTGTTGGAAGCAGATGTTAACCTGCAAGTAGTCAAAGATTTTATTAGCGAAGTTGAAGCCAAAGCGCAGGGAGCCGAAGTCGTAAAAGGCGTGCGTCCTGACCAGCAGTTCATCAAGATAGTTTACGATGAGCTAGTGCAGGTGATGGGGGAAGAAAACGTTCCCCTGGCGGAAACTGAAGAAAAGCCCACAATTGTATTAATGGCTGGGTTACAAGGTACTGGTAAAACCACAGCTACAGCTAAATTAGCCTTACATTTACGCAAATTAGAGCGCAGTTGCTTGTTGGTAGCCACAGACGTATATCGTCCAGCCGCTATTGACCAGTTGATTACCTTGGGTAAACAAATTGACGTACCCGTATTTGAGTTGGGAAGCGATGCCGACCCAGTAGAAATTGCCCGTCAAGGTGTGGAACGTGCCAAAGCCGAAGGTGTAAACACAGTCATTATTGATACGGCTGGTCGTCTGCAAATAGACGAAGATATGATGGCGGAATTAGCCCAGATCAAAGCCACCGTCCAACCCCACGAGACCCTATTGGTTGTGGACTCAATGACGGGTCAAGAAGCCGCCAACCTCACCCGCACCTTCCACGAGCAAATAGGCATCACAGGCGCAATTCTCACCAAAATGGATGGTGATAGCCGGGGTGGTGCGGCGTTATCAGTACGTCAGATTTCCGGCGCACCAATTAAATTTGTCGGTGTAGGCGAAAAAGTCGAAGCCCTACAACCCTTTTATCCAGACCGCATGGCTTCCCGGATCTTGGGTATGGGTGACGTTTTGACCTTGGTAGAAAAAGCCCAAGAAGAATTTGACCTAGCTGATGCGGAGAAAATGCAGGAGAAAATCCTGTCAGCGAAATTTGACTTTACCGACTTCGTGAAACAGCTACGGCTGTTAAAGAATATGGGGTCTCTGGGGGGTATCCTTAAAATGATTCCAGGGATGGGTAAGCTTTCTGATGACCAGTTAAAGCAAGGAGAAACCCAACTTAAGCGGTGCGAGTCCATGATTAATTCCATGACCTTGCAAGAACGCCGCGACCCTGATTTACTAGCCAGTTCCCCCAGCCGCCGCAAAAGAATTGCTACTGGCTCCGGTTATAAAGAGTCAGATGTGAATAAATTGGTGGCAGATTTCCAAAAAATGCGATCGCTCATGCAGCAAATGGGTCAAGGTAACTTCCCCGGAATGCCTGGAATGTTTGGCGGTGGCGGTATGGGTAACGCCTTTGCTGGCGCTGGTCGTTCCGCCGCCCCCGGCTGGCGAGGCTACAACGGCGGTGGCGGCGCAGGCGCAAAGAAGAAAAAACCCAAAGACAAAAAGAAAAAAGGTTTTGGAAATCTTTAG
- the rpsP gene encoding 30S ribosomal protein S16: MIKLRLKRFGKKREASYRIVAANDLSRRDGRPLEELGFYNPRTDEVRLDVPGIVKRLQQGAQPTDTVRRILEKQNVFEQVRATAAES, encoded by the coding sequence ATGATCAAACTGCGCTTGAAGCGATTCGGTAAAAAGCGGGAAGCAAGTTACCGCATTGTTGCTGCCAACGACCTCTCACGCCGTGATGGCCGCCCCTTGGAAGAATTAGGTTTCTACAACCCCAGAACCGATGAAGTGCGATTGGATGTTCCTGGCATCGTTAAGCGACTACAACAAGGCGCTCAACCCACAGACACCGTACGCCGCATCTTAGAAAAACAAAATGTTTTTGAACAGGTCAGAGCAACAGCAGCCGAATCATAG
- a CDS encoding KH domain-containing protein, with protein MFLNRSEQQQPNHSLTANSQTASPNYVGLVKFLMQPFLEAPESLSVDCEISSTLKRAWIRIAFESADKGKVFGRGGRNIQAIRTVLAAAAELTGQSVYLDIYGSTTPGREGMSVEDDQQERRPPPRSRESSGNAPRPIVKPRTR; from the coding sequence ATGTTTTTGAACAGGTCAGAGCAACAGCAGCCGAATCATAGTCTGACGGCTAACTCACAAACAGCTAGTCCCAATTACGTGGGGCTGGTCAAGTTTTTGATGCAGCCGTTTTTAGAAGCCCCAGAGTCTTTAAGCGTCGATTGTGAAATTTCTTCCACCCTAAAACGGGCTTGGATTCGCATCGCCTTTGAAAGTGCCGATAAGGGAAAAGTGTTTGGTAGAGGGGGACGCAATATTCAGGCGATTCGGACAGTGCTTGCTGCTGCGGCAGAACTTACTGGACAATCAGTTTATCTGGATATATACGGTAGCACCACTCCAGGGCGAGAAGGGATGTCTGTTGAAGACGACCAACAAGAACGTAGACCTCCGCCAAGATCACGAGAAAGTAGTGGCAATGCACCGCGACCAATTGTGAAACCGCGCACTCGCTAG
- the rpsU gene encoding 30S ribosomal protein S21, with translation MAEIRLGENESIDSAIRRFKKKIQKAGILSEVKRRERYEKPSLRRKRKAEAARKGGRY, from the coding sequence GTGGCTGAAATTCGTTTGGGTGAAAATGAGTCTATTGACTCGGCAATTAGACGTTTTAAAAAGAAAATTCAAAAAGCCGGGATTTTATCCGAAGTTAAACGTCGGGAGAGATACGAGAAACCTAGTCTGCGTCGCAAGCGCAAAGCAGAAGCAGCACGCAAGGGTGGTCGCTACTAA
- a CDS encoding PhoH family protein, protein MADALIIQLPNITSTIALAGDREENLKILSRQTGANLVLRGQELHIFGTEQQRDLAAKLVRSLENIWVQGNTISSADILTARQALDTHREDELKELQRDVLARTRRGDEVRAKTFRQRQYIEAIRKRDLTFCVGPAGTGKTYLAVVVAVQALLANQVEKLILTRPAVEAGERLGFLPGDLQQKINPYLRPLYDAIYEFIDQEKVPNLIERGIIEVAPLAYMRGRTLNHAFVIVDEAQNTTPAQMKMVLTRLGFRSRMVITGDTTQTDLPMNQQSGLTVALQVLKHVEGIAVCEFTQKDVVRHPLVQRIVSAYEQYES, encoded by the coding sequence ATGGCAGATGCCTTGATAATTCAGCTGCCTAACATTACCAGTACGATCGCACTTGCGGGTGATAGAGAAGAAAATCTCAAAATTCTCTCCCGGCAAACAGGAGCGAATTTAGTGCTGCGTGGGCAAGAGTTACATATTTTCGGCACAGAACAACAAAGAGACTTAGCCGCAAAATTAGTGCGATCGCTAGAAAATATTTGGGTTCAGGGCAATACTATTTCTAGTGCTGATATATTAACAGCCCGTCAAGCTCTAGACACTCACCGCGAAGACGAACTCAAAGAATTACAGCGCGATGTATTAGCCAGAACTCGCCGGGGTGATGAAGTCCGCGCCAAAACCTTCAGACAGCGCCAGTACATCGAAGCCATCCGTAAACGTGACCTGACTTTCTGCGTCGGCCCGGCTGGGACTGGTAAGACATACCTCGCCGTAGTCGTCGCCGTGCAAGCACTCCTCGCCAATCAAGTAGAAAAGCTGATTTTGACCCGTCCGGCTGTAGAAGCTGGGGAAAGATTGGGCTTTTTACCAGGAGATTTACAGCAGAAAATTAACCCCTATCTGCGTCCCCTTTACGATGCAATTTACGAATTTATCGACCAAGAGAAAGTCCCCAACCTCATAGAACGGGGCATTATTGAAGTCGCACCCCTCGCCTATATGCGCGGACGCACCCTCAATCACGCTTTTGTCATAGTCGATGAAGCCCAAAACACCACACCCGCCCAAATGAAGATGGTTTTAACCCGCTTGGGCTTCCGTTCGCGTATGGTGATTACAGGCGACACCACACAAACCGACTTACCAATGAATCAGCAATCAGGTTTAACGGTAGCATTACAAGTGTTAAAGCATGTAGAAGGTATTGCCGTTTGTGAATTTACCCAAAAAGATGTCGTACGTCATCCTTTAGTACAGCGCATCGTCAGCGCCTACGAACAGTATGAGAGTTAG
- a CDS encoding ChuX/HutX family heme-like substrate-binding protein, giving the protein MSADLREFLEACENLGTLRLIVTSSAAVLEARGKIEKLFYAELAKGKYANMHTEGFEFHLNMDKITQVKFETGEAKRGNFPTYAIRFLDDKQESALSIFLQWGKPGEYEPGQVEAWQTLKEKYGEIWQPLPVQL; this is encoded by the coding sequence ATGAGTGCTGATTTGAGAGAGTTTTTAGAAGCTTGTGAAAATTTAGGAACTTTGCGCTTAATTGTTACTAGCAGTGCGGCGGTATTAGAAGCGCGGGGGAAAATTGAAAAGCTATTTTATGCAGAATTGGCTAAAGGTAAATATGCCAATATGCACACCGAAGGCTTTGAATTTCACTTGAATATGGACAAAATAACTCAAGTTAAATTTGAAACTGGAGAAGCAAAACGCGGTAATTTTCCAACTTACGCCATCCGCTTTTTAGATGATAAACAAGAGTCGGCTTTAAGCATATTTTTACAATGGGGTAAACCCGGAGAATATGAACCAGGACAAGTAGAAGCTTGGCAAACATTAAAAGAAAAGTACGGCGAAATTTGGCAACCTTTGCCAGTACAACTCTAA
- a CDS encoding DUF6816 family protein produces the protein MKFTLTLRIICNFCLIIILLLGWSKQASAGELSERLAYFPQWEKLTSVQPAKGDLIYPEWMAGTWEVKSTLVDLAAPLAPDIVTPGFEGNRRQLNQPVSFLVRFVKERFSKTNAARSPTAGGTPSPFTSLKLTPQTISTNIVADRAFNSLNLAKSYLGDEAVLSVKVDPDSPNRQITFLRGERQLVSIVTARATETTPDGKFITAEVFQQLFKGGSRPYFNSVESTTAYHQLSTSSPTIEADQVTAVYLSPQDPDYFTAGSRPVALYRYRLEFFPNNINPQKNRASQIN, from the coding sequence ATGAAATTCACACTTACTTTGAGAATTATTTGTAATTTTTGCTTAATTATTATCTTGTTATTAGGATGGAGTAAACAAGCAAGCGCAGGTGAATTATCAGAACGTTTAGCATATTTTCCCCAGTGGGAAAAACTAACTTCTGTACAGCCTGCTAAGGGAGATTTGATTTATCCTGAATGGATGGCGGGAACTTGGGAAGTTAAAAGCACTTTGGTAGATTTAGCTGCACCGTTAGCACCAGATATTGTCACACCTGGATTTGAAGGAAATCGCCGACAATTAAATCAGCCTGTGAGTTTTTTAGTACGGTTTGTGAAAGAGCGATTTTCTAAAACGAACGCTGCGCGATCACCTACGGCGGGCGGAACGCCATCGCCTTTCACTAGTTTAAAATTAACTCCTCAGACCATATCAACAAACATAGTAGCCGATAGAGCATTTAATAGTTTGAATCTAGCTAAGTCTTACTTAGGTGATGAAGCAGTATTATCAGTCAAAGTAGACCCCGATTCGCCTAATCGTCAAATTACATTTTTACGCGGGGAACGCCAATTAGTTTCTATCGTCACAGCACGGGCTACAGAAACTACTCCAGACGGTAAATTTATTACCGCAGAAGTCTTTCAACAATTATTTAAAGGTGGTTCACGCCCTTACTTCAACTCAGTGGAATCTACCACCGCCTACCATCAACTTTCTACATCATCCCCAACAATTGAAGCCGATCAAGTAACGGCTGTCTACCTCTCACCCCAAGATCCAGATTACTTCACCGCAGGTTCTCGCCCAGTCGCCCTTTATCGCTATCGCCTAGAGTTTTTCCCCAATAACATCAATCCGCAAAAAAATCGAGCAAGCCAAATAAACTGA
- a CDS encoding ABC transporter ATP-binding protein yields the protein MAKFRDIVNYFRDDWKLGILSIAASSIYEIVDLVVPYAIGQILNVLSNQPLDKPLESAIANVSQLTNYPVNKHLSLGVLLGLIFLVTVVRAPTQPWLTSWFHWDIALRTRRDNSKLAIEKILTLPVEFYDVNNPGRIAGRLGRGISNHTWTYPEIAGQLIPKLLRVLGIFLFILVIEWRIALLYLISFVIILAFSLRKLQQIIRHEGLLDKYMENTESRTSELITNIKTVKAFATEAKELKRQKQRLDRELTVVDYRVHKNYVILLTWQKTFIQFCVFAILGLTLAATVNGKISLGHFVMTLTLSSMAYAELEPISTLAEIFARRYSSMLRFHEFMQEPTGYDAATVLAEDDTSLPYKFTGKVEFAHLSFGYDINRKVLQDINLLIEPYQTVALVGRSGSGKSTLVKLLLRYFEPQDGQILIDGEDIRTLNVSKYRRRLAIVHQEVDVFNGTILDNLTYGRPDATLEQVREACRIARVDEVVQHLPQGYYTVVGERGVRLSGGQRQRLGIARALLVEPDVLIFDEATSSLDYESERSIQLAMRSIQGTCTTIIIAHRLSTVREADKIVVLDQGKIVEVGSHDELLRHEGIYSRLHSLQETGELLD from the coding sequence ATGGCTAAATTTAGAGATATTGTCAATTATTTTCGTGACGATTGGAAGCTGGGTATCTTGAGTATTGCAGCGTCCAGCATTTACGAGATTGTGGATTTAGTTGTTCCCTATGCGATTGGACAAATTTTAAACGTTTTGTCCAATCAACCGTTAGATAAACCTTTAGAAAGTGCGATCGCAAATGTCTCCCAATTAACTAATTACCCAGTTAACAAACATCTATCTTTAGGCGTACTACTGGGTTTAATTTTTCTAGTCACCGTAGTTAGAGCGCCGACACAACCTTGGTTAACCAGTTGGTTCCACTGGGATATAGCCTTAAGGACTCGTCGGGATAATAGCAAGTTAGCAATTGAGAAAATTCTGACACTTCCCGTAGAATTTTATGATGTTAATAATCCCGGACGAATTGCTGGACGTTTAGGTCGAGGTATTTCTAATCACACTTGGACATATCCAGAAATTGCCGGACAATTAATTCCTAAACTGCTGCGGGTGCTAGGAATTTTCCTATTTATTCTCGTGATTGAGTGGCGAATTGCCCTACTATATCTGATTTCTTTCGTGATTATTCTTGCCTTTAGCTTACGAAAGTTACAGCAAATAATTCGGCACGAAGGTCTTCTAGATAAATACATGGAAAATACCGAAAGCCGTACATCTGAGTTAATTACTAACATCAAAACAGTAAAAGCTTTTGCCACAGAAGCCAAAGAACTGAAGCGACAAAAACAACGTTTAGACAGGGAGTTAACAGTAGTTGATTACAGAGTTCACAAGAATTACGTGATCCTGCTAACTTGGCAAAAGACATTTATTCAGTTTTGTGTGTTCGCTATTTTAGGATTAACTTTAGCTGCAACGGTAAACGGTAAAATTTCCCTTGGTCATTTTGTCATGACTTTAACCCTCTCCAGCATGGCTTATGCAGAGTTGGAACCAATTAGCACACTAGCAGAAATTTTTGCACGGCGCTATTCTTCCATGCTGCGGTTCCATGAGTTTATGCAAGAACCCACTGGATACGATGCGGCTACTGTGTTGGCAGAAGATGATACATCTTTACCCTACAAATTTACTGGCAAAGTTGAATTTGCTCATCTCAGTTTTGGCTATGATATTAACCGCAAAGTCCTGCAAGATATCAACTTATTGATTGAACCATACCAAACAGTGGCTTTAGTTGGTCGCTCTGGTTCTGGTAAGTCCACCTTGGTAAAACTCCTACTGCGTTATTTTGAACCACAAGATGGGCAAATTCTCATTGATGGTGAAGATATTCGCACTTTGAATGTATCTAAGTATAGACGCAGGCTGGCGATCGTTCATCAAGAAGTAGACGTGTTCAACGGTACGATTTTGGATAACCTCACCTACGGTAGACCAGACGCAACCCTTGAGCAAGTCAGAGAAGCCTGTAGAATTGCCAGAGTTGACGAAGTAGTACAGCATCTACCCCAAGGTTACTACACAGTTGTTGGAGAGCGTGGCGTGAGGCTTTCTGGTGGACAAAGACAGCGTTTAGGAATTGCTAGAGCCTTGCTAGTAGAACCTGATGTACTGATTTTTGACGAAGCCACCTCTAGTCTAGATTACGAGTCTGAACGCTCTATTCAATTAGCGATGCGATCGATTCAGGGAACTTGTACAACAATCATCATTGCTCACCGCCTGAGTACAGTGCGGGAAGCAGACAAGATTGTAGTTCTAGATCAGGGAAAGATTGTGGAAGTTGGTAGCCACGACGAACTCTTGCGTCATGAGGGGATATACAGCCGCTTGCACTCACTGCAAGAGACGGGTGAACTCTTAGATTAG
- a CDS encoding photosystem II protein, Psb35-related → MAILFAVLVLGWVAASVLGSLAYFLGEQKKPIHERNWRSASFEKLAKSITGMDIDYIERTPAYAIDAYTSRTLPQ, encoded by the coding sequence ATGGCTATATTATTCGCAGTGTTAGTTTTAGGTTGGGTTGCAGCTTCTGTTTTAGGTTCTTTAGCTTACTTTCTGGGAGAACAAAAAAAGCCTATCCATGAACGTAACTGGCGTTCTGCATCTTTTGAGAAGTTAGCTAAATCTATAACTGGTATGGATATAGATTACATTGAGCGCACCCCAGCGTATGCGATAGATGCGTATACCAGCCGGACTCTACCCCAATAG
- a CDS encoding glycoside hydrolase family 57 protein, which produces MAIGYVALVLHAHLPFVRHPESDYVLEEEWLYEAITETYIPLLKVFEGLKRDGIDFKITMSMTPPLVSMLRDPLLQERYDAHLAKLEELTELEIEHNANNGHIRYLAEHYATEFNEARQMWERYNGDLVTAFKQFQDSNNLEIITCGATHGYLPLMKMYPQAVWAQIQVACEHYEETFGRPPRGIWLPECAYYEGLERMLADAGLRYFLTDGHGILYARPRPRFGTYAPIFTETGVAAFGRDHESSQQVWSSEVGYPGAAEYREFYKDLGWEAEYEYIKPYIMPNGQRKNTGIKYHKITGRGLGLSEKALYDPYWAREKAAEHAANFMYNRERQAEHLYGIMQRPPIIVSPYDAELFGHWWYEGPWFIDYLFRKSWYDQGTYTMTHLADYLRAEPTQQVCRPSQSSWGYKGFHEYWLNETNAWIYPHLHKAAERMIEISTLEPEDELGWRSLNQAARELLLAQSSDWAFIMRTGTMVPYAVRRTRSHLMRFNKLYEDAKIGKFDSGWLEKVELMDNIFPNINYRVYRPL; this is translated from the coding sequence ATGGCTATTGGCTACGTCGCGCTCGTACTTCACGCACATCTGCCCTTCGTTCGTCACCCAGAGAGTGACTACGTATTAGAGGAGGAATGGTTATATGAAGCCATTACCGAAACATATATTCCCTTATTGAAAGTATTTGAAGGCTTAAAGAGAGACGGCATCGACTTTAAAATAACGATGAGTATGACACCGCCGCTTGTGTCGATGCTGCGTGATCCTTTGTTGCAAGAACGCTATGATGCACACTTAGCCAAACTTGAAGAACTGACGGAACTGGAAATTGAGCATAATGCCAACAACGGACACATCCGTTACTTAGCCGAACACTACGCCACTGAGTTTAACGAAGCGCGTCAGATGTGGGAGCGCTACAACGGCGATTTAGTTACGGCTTTTAAGCAATTCCAAGATAGTAATAACTTAGAAATTATCACTTGTGGCGCTACTCATGGCTATTTGCCATTGATGAAGATGTATCCTCAAGCTGTGTGGGCGCAAATTCAGGTGGCTTGCGAACATTATGAAGAAACTTTTGGTCGTCCACCTAGAGGTATTTGGTTGCCAGAATGCGCCTATTATGAAGGTTTGGAACGAATGCTGGCGGATGCTGGTTTACGTTACTTCCTAACTGATGGACATGGTATTTTATACGCTCGTCCTCGTCCTCGCTTTGGTACTTACGCGCCAATTTTTACCGAAACTGGGGTTGCAGCCTTTGGTCGAGATCATGAGTCTTCTCAACAAGTGTGGTCTTCTGAGGTTGGTTATCCTGGTGCGGCTGAATATCGGGAATTTTATAAAGATTTGGGTTGGGAGGCTGAGTATGAATACATCAAGCCCTACATCATGCCCAATGGTCAGAGAAAAAATACAGGTATTAAGTATCATAAAATTACTGGACGCGGTTTAGGATTATCAGAAAAAGCACTGTACGACCCTTACTGGGCGCGGGAGAAAGCAGCAGAACACGCCGCCAATTTCATGTATAACCGCGAACGCCAAGCAGAGCATTTGTATGGAATTATGCAGCGTCCGCCAATTATCGTTTCCCCCTATGATGCTGAGTTGTTCGGTCACTGGTGGTATGAAGGCCCTTGGTTTATTGATTACCTATTCCGCAAGTCCTGGTATGACCAAGGAACCTACACTATGACCCATTTGGCGGACTATTTACGGGCTGAACCTACACAACAAGTTTGTCGTCCTTCTCAGTCGAGTTGGGGTTATAAGGGTTTCCATGAGTATTGGTTGAATGAAACCAACGCTTGGATTTATCCGCATTTACACAAAGCGGCTGAACGCATGATTGAAATCTCTACACTGGAACCGGAAGATGAATTGGGATGGCGATCGCTTAACCAAGCTGCGAGAGAATTACTATTAGCGCAATCTTCCGACTGGGCGTTTATTATGCGGACAGGAACAATGGTTCCTTATGCTGTGAGACGCACGCGATCGCACCTCATGCGTTTTAATAAACTCTATGAAGATGCCAAAATCGGCAAATTTGACAGTGGTTGGTTAGAAAAAGTCGAGTTAATGGATAATATCTTCCCCAATATTAACTATCGTGTTTATCGTCCTTTGTAA